Genomic DNA from Lactuca sativa cultivar Salinas chromosome 8, Lsat_Salinas_v11, whole genome shotgun sequence:
GGATGCATGAATTCAAGAGCGGTGATATTTCCTTTTTTAAGTTGTCTCTTATCAGCCCAAATATCTTCTCCACACAAGCTGTTAACTGTTGTTTAAATAATATAGCTGGATACCTAGCTTCCATGGGTGAAATCCCATCATCAACAATGTATTTATGCGGAGTGTACCCCTGAGCAATAtacaattaaatttaaattaggCAAAAAGGGTAAAACTGGAAGAAAACAAAACCAAAGCTTACTTGTGCAACCCTCCCATTCGAAAAAGACGACACACCGGAACGCTGAGGTGTCAAGAAACCATTGGACCTGAAGTTTCTTTGCAGAAGGCATAGAAGAGCTGAAGCATTGGACAACCAGTATGGTAAGGTAAGTCCCTCATCACCCATCTGAAATACAAAACCATCCCATCccataaaaatgagatttttattatttataagaatTAAGAAACAGAAAGTGGAGAAACTAGACCACCTTAAGAGCACTGTTGATGTTCTCAATAATGAAGTCGAAAATTGTAGTTCTTTCGGATTCAAAGGCATGCCAATGAAGAAGGCACTTATATATAACAGTAGCAGCCACAGGTTTTCCATCTTTGAATCCCAGGTTTTCTTTAATACACCGTGACAGGATTTCAGAGTTCTCCTGCTGTTTTTCAGATGTCATCTTTGACCGACGTGAATCGGTCAAACCTTGGGAATTTGGATTTGCGCTTTTGATAGGAGTAGGGGTTTCCTGCATAAGAATTACAATGTGACACACAtgatacataatacataaaattaaaataatatgttTGGATGGAAGATTAGGCAAATTGGTCTTTACATATATAGATTTTCGCTCTGTGAAGGGAAGAGCAAGTGCACCAGAGAACTTCTGTGTACAAAAATAATCAACCACATGAAAGAGTTATTATGTGTTGTATTCAGACTGAAtgtgattaaaaataaaaataaaaactattaaTATACCTCAAGAAACGGCTTGGTGTTGCTTTGCCAGTTCCCTCTTGAAGTGGCACTTAATGTCTTCTGTCTTAAAACATGGTTCTCTTTCTCCAAACTTGTTAGCTTTTCCTCAAAGCTACACAATAAAATCAAGCATAAAATAGACgcgtatataaaaataaaaatactaaaTAGAACAATACCTTTTTAACTTCTGTTGGAGTAGTGCACATGTTTTCTCAACCTCCCTCAACTTTTTAAGGTTGCTGGATGCATCTTCTTTAGCCTCAGTAAGTTGGCTTTGCAGTGTTGAGTTCTTCTCTTCCAATGTACTCAGTGAACTCTACATGGAAATGAAATAAGTAGCTTCAAGTTCCATATTTACATATTCAAAATAATTTATCTACTTACCTTCAAATAAGAATTTTCGTTTCTCAAGTCAGCCATTCCAACTAGTTCTCTTTCCAAAGAAGATTTTTCTTTCACTGACATTTCCAGTTGGTTCTGCAGCACTTCATTTTTGTTGCATTCATTCACAGTAGCCAACTTTGCTGCATCCAACTCAAGAACCAAAGATTGCACTGTTTTTTTAAGTTTTGCAATTTCAACAGATTTTGACTCATCAGTTGACCCCTGCATTAATTACATTGTTGTCTCGTTATATTAAAGGCATCTAAATTTTAGCAAAGAGAAACCAATAATACCCTTAATTTTTTCTCTAGTTGCAAGCGCCACGTCAGATCCTCCAGCTGTTTTTCTAGCTTAGTTTTCGCTAGGCGCAAGGCACCAGTTTCATTAGCCTCCTGTCAGATGTAAAAGGAAATGATAACTGATATACAAATACAAAACAAGAAACAATAACTAAACAAAGAAAACAATAAATGTAGCATTCTACCTGCTTACGCCTCCTAAACTCTCTCTTTGCCAATTTTCTTCTCCAAAGACATTGTATTTTAGTAATATCATGCACACGATGACGAAAAGTGGAACGGATTTTATACGATCTCCATTGAGCCTGTGAAATTAAAAAACAATAAGATTATTAATTCAAGTCTTAACATTTCACACACAGACTTTTTTGTTTAATTCTTGAAAGTTTACCTGAATTACAGTTGCAGCTCTGTGTTCCCTTATGTGTAGGTATCTTTGTCTAGTAATGAAACCACGGATGCTTGCTTGCAAAAGTACAGCagaaacatattgttgtgtgtaagcATTCTTCAACAACCATCCACGAATGTACTTCTGTATCAAAACAGCAGCTGCAGCTTCACGTTTTCTAGCATATATAACTCTAGTAAGATGACCTCTACAGTATGCTTGAAAAGAAATGGCAGCTTTTCGCTTTAATGTAAAATCTTTTCTTGCAATAAATGTTCGCATTCGAAGCTGTATACGCTTTGCAGCAGAATCCAAGACTCCAGCACGTTGACTATCTAATACACCAATTTGACCAGCCCTCAGGAACACTTTGGTCTTCCCCAGctgtaaaaaaataataataataacagttTTACTTTACTAGAAGTGTTAGGTAAACTCAAATTTCATGTTGTAGCTTTTGAGTGAACAGATACAGACCTGGTAATTCTCAAGTTTTAGTTTTTGCAGGATTTTTTCAGTCATGGCACGTTCGTCGTAACTGCAAGCACATCGGATCAAGGGTAAAAAAGAGATTTTACATTTTACTAAAAATAGGAAATAATGTCCAGCTCAGCACACCACCTTCCATCCATAACTTCCATGGCGATGAGCCCAAATCGGTCTACAAATTCATGATAGGTTTTCCTAGTAGGATAACCTGCAAGACTGATTCGAACAGCCTCCAAAACACCCTATACAGAAATGAAACAAGCAAAATCtgataaaaaaaatgttgaaaagtgaataaaagaaattgaaaattaaaaagaaaaaaaaaatcatgtatgGAGTCACTGACCCCACAACGTAACTGATGTAGCACACTTTGATTCTCAAACTTCTGAGGCCGGTTGACTGAGTTTGGTTTGACACAGCGGACATAATGAGGCTCTGTTGAACTTAGGGTATCCATGAGAGCTTGTAGTTGTTGCTATGAAACATACAGAAACAACATGAATACAACAAACATTAGCAAAGTTGAACAAAAATTTTAAGAAGAGAAAAATCATACCTTAAATCTAGATGCCACAGAAGAAAACTTGTATGATGATCTAGAAGATTCTTCTGGCATTGCTGGGAAAAGACCAGCGATAAAAGGACACGTGGAGGAAGACATTAGGTTACAGTGATCAATAACCACATAATCACGGTTTTTATCCAAGAAGGAATCTGTTTGATAATTGACCTGCATTTCAAGAATCATGATGGAATattacaatgtgttttataaGCTATGTTAGTAACACCTGTGCATTACTTGCCTTGCCAGCATAGTGAGAAATGGTAAAATCTGTCTCGGAGAATTTTGCCTTCCCTAACCTTGGGTGGGCCCGCAAATTCTGGAAAAGCTTGTTTGCAAATGTTTCATGTGTTGACTTTGGAAACATGCTGCAAaaaaaacataaagatatttaaagCATAATCTACTGACAAATAACAGATAAAAAGTTTGATAATCTAAAGTCTTGTAAATCATTCGTACCAAGCTTCATCCAATAGAGCAATTACTCCAATAGGCTTCTGCAAAAGCATGATGATATTAAGTATTGATAAATAAGATCTTGTACAATGCAAAAAATAATACATAAGATATAAGAGAAAATAAGAGATAACCTTTTCAATGAGATCTAAAACATCTTGATTATCTATAAACTCAATGTAACTCCATGTGATTTGTTCTTTCCGATACTCCTCCTGCTCCATCTTAAACACATGCTCATTGAAATGTTGTTGAAGCTTTTCATTTGcaaaattaatacaaaattgcTCGAAACTGTTATGCTTAAAGCATTCAAATCCATAGATATCCAAAACTCCAATCTGCATGCGAGAATTATGATCTTGCCCAACAGATCTATTAATCTTTTCAACAAGCCTGAAACAAACCACAAAAGGTCATCAAAATATAATAAAACCAATAGAAAGTAAAAAAGATTAAAACTTGTAACAAACCAATCAAAAAGCCGAGCATAAACAGTCTTTGCTAAAGTATCACGACTAGCAACAGCAGCATCACAATCAAGAGCCTTGACTATAACCCCTTCACGAGTCTGAATAGAACGCGTGCATAAAGTTTCCAGTAAATTTTTCAAATCACATTTGAAAAGCATGGCAGCTGTCTCCaaatgaaattttgatttttcatcCTTCACTTCTGATGAATCATGCTCTTTCCCTGGTTTAAATACCACATTCCCTAAATGAAGAATTGCAGCCAATGTCCGAAATATAGATTCTTGTTCTTCATTACTGATTCCAACAATATCCATGGCCCTTCTGGTTTTTACATATTCATCTGCACTGCTTACACCTTCCAACTCATAAACGTTACTTTGGTTCAGGTAATGGAAGTTGCTTGGAGGACCTAGATTGTACATGTCAGCATCTCTTCCAGATGCACATAACTGGTAAAAACAGTGGTAGTTTCTTtctggatctgtgatttggactaCACGAGATCTTTCAAGTAAGTAAGTTCTAATTGCAGCACCAGATATTCTACCATTTGAATCAAACTGAATCTCTACAAACTTTCCAAATCGACTTGAATTGTCGTTTCTACTTGTTCTCGCATTTCCAAAAGCTTCTAGAAGAGGGTTTGATTCTAGGACTTGTTGTTCAACTGTTCTGTCATCAATGGCAGCACGACCACCAACATATGTAAGATATTGCATGATTAAttttgtggtttcggtttttccgGCCCCACTTTCTCCACTGACCAATATGGACTGGCTTTTTGCATCACCCATCATTGCCCTGAATATAGAGTTGTAcatgatcaaaaagagactaaaaCGTGATATTATCATCAATTATTGATGAAATGACAACAAAAAGCACACCTG
This window encodes:
- the LOC111893154 gene encoding myosin-15 isoform X2, translating into MMTNSNTTMSLRKGSKVWLEDKGTAWAAGEVSGFSGKQVQVITESGKQVLTFAEKLLLRDADAEYGGVDDMTKLAYLNEPGVLDNLKKRYALNEIYTYTGSILIAVNPFTKLPHLYNVHMMEQYKGAPFGELSPHVFAVADASYRAMMGDAKSQSILVSGESGAGKTETTKLIMQYLTYVGGRAAIDDRTVEQQVLESNPLLEAFGNARTSRNDNSSRFGKFVEIQFDSNGRISGAAIRTYLLERSRVVQITDPERNYHCFYQLCASGRDADMYNLGPPSNFHYLNQSNVYELEGVSSADEYVKTRRAMDIVGISNEEQESIFRTLAAILHLGNVVFKPGKEHDSSEVKDEKSKFHLETAAMLFKCDLKNLLETLCTRSIQTREGVIVKALDCDAAVASRDTLAKTVYARLFDWLVEKINRSVGQDHNSRMQIGVLDIYGFECFKHNSFEQFCINFANEKLQQHFNEHVFKMEQEEYRKEQITWSYIEFIDNQDVLDLIEKVISYFLLYLMYYFLHCTRSYLSILNIIMLLQKPIGVIALLDEACMFPKSTHETFANKLFQNLRAHPRLGKAKFSETDFTISHYAGKVNYQTDSFLDKNRDYVVIDHCNLMSSSTCPFIAGLFPAMPEESSRSSYKFSSVASRFKQQLQALMDTLSSTEPHYVRCVKPNSVNRPQKFENQSVLHQLRCGGVLEAVRISLAGYPTRKTYHEFVDRFGLIAMEVMDGSYDERAMTEKILQKLKLENYQLGKTKVFLRAGQIGVLDSQRAGVLDSAAKRIQLRMRTFIARKDFTLKRKAAISFQAYCRGHLTRVIYARKREAAAAVLIQKYIRGWLLKNAYTQQYVSAVLLQASIRGFITRQRYLHIREHRAATVIQAQWRSYKIRSTFRHRVHDITKIQCLWRRKLAKREFRRRKQEANETGALRLAKTKLEKQLEDLTWRLQLEKKLRGSTDESKSVEIAKLKKTVQSLVLELDAAKLATVNECNKNEVLQNQLEMSVKEKSSLERELVGMADLRNENSYLKSSLSTLEEKNSTLQSQLTEAKEDASSNLKKLREVEKTCALLQQKLKSFEEKLTSLEKENHVLRQKTLSATSRGNWQSNTKPFLEFSGALALPFTERKSIYETPTPIKSANPNSQGLTDSRRSKMTSEKQQENSEILSRCIKENLGFKDGKPVAATVIYKCLLHWHAFESERTTIFDFIIENINSALKMGDEGLTLPYWLSNASALLCLLQRNFRSNGFLTPQRSGVSSFSNGRVAQGYTPHKYIVDDGISPMEARYPAILFKQQLTACVEKIFGLIRDNLKKEISPLLNSCIQAPKNQRVHGGKPSRSPSGIPQQAAGSQWEKIIEFLDSLMDRLRGNHVPSFFIRKLTTQVFSFLNISLFNSLLLRRECCTFSNGEYVKSGLAELEKWIANAKEEFAGTSWHELNYIRQAVGFLVIHQKRKKSLEEIRQDLCPALTVRQIYRISTMYWDDKYGTQSVSNEVVTEMREMLNKDSQNLTSNSFLLDDDLSIPFSTEDIYMAIPGIDPTDIEPPAFLAEYPSAQFLLSNPK
- the LOC111893154 gene encoding myosin-15 isoform X3; its protein translation is MMTNSNTTMSLRKGSKVWLEDKGTAWAAGEVSGFSGKQVQVITESGKQVLTFAEKLLLRDADAEYGGVDDMTKLAYLNEPGVLDNLKKRYALNEIYTYTGSILIAVNPFTKLPHLYNVHMMEQYKGAPFGELSPHVFAVADASYRAMMGDAKSQSILVSGESGAGKTETTKLIMQYLTYVGGRAAIDDRTVEQQVLESNPLLEAFGNARTSRNDNSSRFGKFVEIQFDSNGRISGAAIRTYLLERSRVVQITDPERNYHCFYQLCASGRDADMYNLGPPSNFHYLNQSNVYELEGVSSADEYVKTRRAMDIVGISNEEQESIFRTLAAILHLGNVVFKPGKEHDSSEVKDEKSKFHLETAAMLFKCDLKNLLETLCTRSIQTREGVIVKALDCDAAVASRDTLAKTVYARLFDWLVEKINRSVGQDHNSRMQIGVLDIYGFECFKHNSFEQFCINFANEKLQQHFNEHVFKMEQEEYRKEQITWSYIEFIDNQDVLDLIEKKPIGVIALLDEACMFPKSTHETFANKLFQNLRAHPRLGKAKFSETDFTISHYAGKVNYQTDSFLDKNRDYVVIDHCNLMSSSTCPFIAGLFPAMPEESSRSSYKFSSVASRFKQQLQALMDTLSSTEPHYVRCVKPNSVNRPQKFENQSVLHQLRCGGVLEAVRISLAGYPTRKTYHEFVDRFGLIAMEVMDGSYDERAMTEKILQKLKLENYQLGKTKVFLRAGQIGVLDSQRAGVLDSAAKRIQLRMRTFIARKDFTLKRKAAISFQAYCRGHLTRVIYARKREAAAAVLIQKYIRGWLLKNAYTQQYVSAVLLQASIRGFITRQRYLHIREHRAATVIQAQWRSYKIRSTFRHRVHDITKIQCLWRRKLAKREFRRRKQEANETGALRLAKTKLEKQLEDLTWRLQLEKKLRGSTDESKSVEIAKLKKTVQSLVLELDAAKLATVNECNKNEVLQNQLEMSVKEKSSLERELVGMADLRNENSYLKSSLSTLEEKNSTLQSQLTEAKEDASSNLKKLREVEKTCALLQQKLKSFEEKLTSLEKENHVLRQKTLSATSRGNWQSNTKPFLEKFSGALALPFTERKSIYETPTPIKSANPNSQGLTDSRRSKMTSEKQQENSEILSRCIKENLGFKDGKPVAATVIYKCLLHWHAFESERTTIFDFIIENINSALKMGDEGLTLPYWLSNASALLCLLQRNFRSNGFLTPQRSGVSSFSNGRVAQGYTPHKYIVDDGISPMEARYPAILFKQQLTACVEKIFGLIRDNLKKEISPLLNSCIQAPKNQRVHGGKPSRSPSGIPQQAAGSQWEKIIEFLDSLMDRLRGNHVPSFFIRKLTTQVFSFLNISLFNSLLLRRECCTFSNGEYVKSGLAELEKWIANAKEEFAGTSWHELNYIRQAVGFLVIHQKRKKSLEEIRQDLCPALTVRQIYRISTMYWDDKYGTQSVSNEVVTEMREMLNKDSQNLTSNSFLLDDDLSIPFSTEDIYMAIPGIDPTDIEPPAFLAEYPSAQFLLSNPK
- the LOC111893154 gene encoding myosin-15 isoform X1, whose product is MMTNSNTTMSLRKGSKVWLEDKGTAWAAGEVSGFSGKQVQVITESGKQVLTFAEKLLLRDADAEYGGVDDMTKLAYLNEPGVLDNLKKRYALNEIYTYTGSILIAVNPFTKLPHLYNVHMMEQYKGAPFGELSPHVFAVADASYRAMMGDAKSQSILVSGESGAGKTETTKLIMQYLTYVGGRAAIDDRTVEQQVLESNPLLEAFGNARTSRNDNSSRFGKFVEIQFDSNGRISGAAIRTYLLERSRVVQITDPERNYHCFYQLCASGRDADMYNLGPPSNFHYLNQSNVYELEGVSSADEYVKTRRAMDIVGISNEEQESIFRTLAAILHLGNVVFKPGKEHDSSEVKDEKSKFHLETAAMLFKCDLKNLLETLCTRSIQTREGVIVKALDCDAAVASRDTLAKTVYARLFDWLVEKINRSVGQDHNSRMQIGVLDIYGFECFKHNSFEQFCINFANEKLQQHFNEHVFKMEQEEYRKEQITWSYIEFIDNQDVLDLIEKVISYFLLYLMYYFLHCTRSYLSILNIIMLLQKPIGVIALLDEACMFPKSTHETFANKLFQNLRAHPRLGKAKFSETDFTISHYAGKVNYQTDSFLDKNRDYVVIDHCNLMSSSTCPFIAGLFPAMPEESSRSSYKFSSVASRFKQQLQALMDTLSSTEPHYVRCVKPNSVNRPQKFENQSVLHQLRCGGVLEAVRISLAGYPTRKTYHEFVDRFGLIAMEVMDGSYDERAMTEKILQKLKLENYQLGKTKVFLRAGQIGVLDSQRAGVLDSAAKRIQLRMRTFIARKDFTLKRKAAISFQAYCRGHLTRVIYARKREAAAAVLIQKYIRGWLLKNAYTQQYVSAVLLQASIRGFITRQRYLHIREHRAATVIQAQWRSYKIRSTFRHRVHDITKIQCLWRRKLAKREFRRRKQEANETGALRLAKTKLEKQLEDLTWRLQLEKKLRGSTDESKSVEIAKLKKTVQSLVLELDAAKLATVNECNKNEVLQNQLEMSVKEKSSLERELVGMADLRNENSYLKSSLSTLEEKNSTLQSQLTEAKEDASSNLKKLREVEKTCALLQQKLKSFEEKLTSLEKENHVLRQKTLSATSRGNWQSNTKPFLEKFSGALALPFTERKSIYETPTPIKSANPNSQGLTDSRRSKMTSEKQQENSEILSRCIKENLGFKDGKPVAATVIYKCLLHWHAFESERTTIFDFIIENINSALKMGDEGLTLPYWLSNASALLCLLQRNFRSNGFLTPQRSGVSSFSNGRVAQGYTPHKYIVDDGISPMEARYPAILFKQQLTACVEKIFGLIRDNLKKEISPLLNSCIQAPKNQRVHGGKPSRSPSGIPQQAAGSQWEKIIEFLDSLMDRLRGNHVPSFFIRKLTTQVFSFLNISLFNSLLLRRECCTFSNGEYVKSGLAELEKWIANAKEEFAGTSWHELNYIRQAVGFLVIHQKRKKSLEEIRQDLCPALTVRQIYRISTMYWDDKYGTQSVSNEVVTEMREMLNKDSQNLTSNSFLLDDDLSIPFSTEDIYMAIPGIDPTDIEPPAFLAEYPSAQFLLSNPK